Proteins from a genomic interval of Rosa chinensis cultivar Old Blush chromosome 2, RchiOBHm-V2, whole genome shotgun sequence:
- the LOC112188059 gene encoding probable potassium transporter 4 gives MGAWTLSTPLVGIYSIINHYPSIFKAISPHYIFRFFWRNGKEGWLLLSGTVLCITGSEALFADLGHFNRSSIQIAFLFTIYPSLVLTYAGQTAYLIKNPNDHNDGFYKFIPTTIYWPIFIISTLAAIVASQSLISATFSVIKQSVVLDYFPRVKVVHTSPSKEGEVYSPEVNYILMVLCVAVILIFGDGKDIGNAFGVVVSLVMLITTILLTPLHQRLHPRT, from the exons ATGGGTGCATGGACTTTGAGTACCCCGCTCGTAGGAATTTATAGCATCATAAATCATTATCCAAGCATATTCAAGGCCATATCACCACACTATATCTTCCGTTTCTTTTGGAGAAACGGTAAGGAAGGCTGGTTGTTGCTTAGTGGAACTGTCCTTTGCATCACAG GGTCCGAGGCATTGTTTGCAGATCTTGgtcatttcaaccgaagctccATTCAG ATAGCTTTCTTGTTTACCATCTATCCTTCTCTGGTTCTGACATATGCGGGGCAGACAGCATACCTGATCAAGAATCCAAATGATCATAATGATGGATTCTATAAGTTTATACCAACTACTATCTACTGGCCTATCTTTATCATATCTACATTAGCTGCAATAGTTGCAAGCCAGTCTCTGATATCAGCCACGTTTTCGGTAATCAAGCAATCTGTAGTACTTGATTATTTCCCTCGAGTGAAGGTTGTGCACACATCCCCTAGCAAAGAAGGCGAGGTTTACTCCCCTGAAGTCAATTACATTCTCATGGTTCTCTGTGTTGCTGTCATACTTATATTTGGGGATGGAAAAGACATAGGAAATGCATTTG GTGTTGTTGTCAGCTTAGTCATGCTCATCACCACAATATTACTAACACCGCTACATCAAAGATTACATCCAAGAACCTGA